From Acidobacteriota bacterium, a single genomic window includes:
- a CDS encoding beta-lactamase family protein, protein MRFFLSIIIALFFFFAASGQSFQPAGFNDPDRLERIKAILPEIKISYREWAEKNHIPGLSYGIVVDGKLVFTGNEGFTDIEKKTPVTTSSIFRIASMSKSFTAMAILKLRDEGKLKLDDPAYLYIPELKKLKLPTADSPAITIRHLMTHGAGFPEDNPWGDRQLADSDRELLDLIKGQISFSTSPGTEYEYSNLGFTLLGRIITVVSKEPYQKYIRENIWKPLGMKNTEWEYGNVAPEKLAHGYRWLNEKWIEEELLHDKPDGSWGSMGGMLTSIEEFANYLALHLSAWPPSDANDSGPVRRSSIREMHHPWRISGFNPNFAYAGGRKCATVTAYNYGLNWLRDCDERIYIGHGGGLPGFGSNWRFLPEYGIGVVAFANRTYAPATAVNLQVLDKLITAAKLKPRQTPASAILNQRKAELVKLFPNWENAEKSGIFAENFFPDNPIEILRKDFAALYAKAGKIVRVGEMRAENQLRGTFVIEGEKANIEVFFTLSPENPPLIQQLIAREVKK, encoded by the coding sequence ATGAGATTCTTTTTGTCGATTATCATCGCTTTGTTCTTTTTCTTTGCAGCTTCCGGCCAATCCTTTCAACCGGCCGGTTTTAACGATCCCGATCGTCTCGAACGGATCAAGGCGATCTTGCCGGAAATCAAGATATCGTATCGGGAATGGGCCGAGAAGAATCACATTCCGGGACTGTCTTACGGCATCGTCGTCGACGGCAAACTGGTTTTCACGGGCAACGAAGGGTTTACGGACATCGAAAAGAAGACGCCGGTCACGACCTCTTCAATTTTCAGGATCGCGTCGATGAGCAAGAGTTTCACGGCAATGGCGATCCTCAAGCTTCGCGACGAAGGAAAACTCAAACTCGACGATCCGGCATATCTCTATATTCCCGAGCTCAAGAAACTCAAACTCCCTACGGCCGATTCGCCGGCGATCACCATCCGTCATCTGATGACGCACGGCGCGGGATTTCCCGAGGACAACCCGTGGGGCGACCGCCAGCTTGCGGACTCGGACAGGGAATTGCTCGACCTCATCAAAGGCCAGATCTCTTTTTCAACGTCGCCCGGAACTGAGTACGAGTACAGCAACCTCGGCTTCACGTTGCTCGGCCGGATCATCACGGTTGTCTCGAAAGAGCCGTATCAGAAGTACATCCGCGAAAATATCTGGAAACCGCTCGGGATGAAAAACACCGAATGGGAATACGGCAACGTCGCGCCCGAAAAACTCGCGCACGGTTATCGATGGCTCAACGAGAAATGGATCGAGGAAGAGCTGCTTCACGACAAGCCGGACGGATCCTGGGGGTCGATGGGCGGGATGCTGACGTCGATCGAGGAATTTGCCAATTATCTGGCGCTTCATCTTTCCGCGTGGCCGCCGTCGGACGCAAACGATTCCGGTCCGGTCCGGCGGAGTTCGATCCGCGAGATGCATCACCCTTGGCGGATCAGCGGATTCAATCCCAATTTCGCGTACGCGGGCGGACGCAAATGCGCGACCGTGACGGCCTACAATTACGGACTTAACTGGCTGCGAGATTGCGACGAACGGATCTACATCGGCCACGGTGGCGGACTTCCGGGTTTCGGCAGCAATTGGCGGTTCCTTCCGGAATACGGCATCGGCGTCGTGGCATTTGCGAACCGTACGTACGCGCCGGCGACCGCAGTCAATCTCCAGGTGTTGGACAAACTGATCACGGCGGCGAAACTCAAGCCGCGTCAGACTCCGGCATCGGCGATCCTGAATCAGCGAAAAGCGGAGTTGGTCAAGCTGTTTCCAAACTGGGAGAACGCCGAAAAGAGCGGGATCTTCGCCGAGAATTTCTTTCCCGACAATCCGATCGAGATCCTCCGAAAGGATTTTGCGGCACTTTACGCGAAGGCCGGAAAGATCGTGCGCGTCGGCGAGATGAGGGCCGAAAACCAGCTTCGCGGAACATTCGTGATCGAGGGCGAGAAGGCCAATATCGAGGTCTTTTTCACGCTCAGCCCCGAGAATCCGCCGCTGATCCAGCAACTGATCGCGCGCGAGGTCAAGAAATAG
- a CDS encoding dihydrodipicolinate synthase family protein produces the protein MNLQTTLPDGVFTAVVTPLKNDLSIDHDALAAHCRWLLANGGDGIVVLGTTGEANSFTVEERLETVDRIVRSGLPVDRLMIGTGCCAFPDTIRLTKFAVERGVGGILMLPPFYYKQVNETGLARYFDLVISGVNDERLKIYLYNFPKLSGIGFSATFAGRLVREYPGIVVGMKDSSGDWEHMAEIIREIPGFKIYAGTEKLLLRILREGGAGCISATTNATIGMAARLFRNLQSDEADALQEQLTAIRNAFEGYPFTSALKQMFFEWTKNPAWLNVRPPNSLIEAQDLKMLSDRLRSLGFSIEL, from the coding sequence ATGAACCTTCAAACAACTTTGCCCGATGGCGTATTTACCGCAGTCGTGACTCCGTTGAAGAACGATCTTAGTATCGATCACGATGCGCTGGCCGCACATTGCAGATGGCTTCTGGCCAATGGCGGAGACGGGATCGTCGTGCTCGGCACGACCGGAGAGGCAAATTCCTTCACCGTCGAAGAGCGCCTTGAGACGGTCGACAGGATCGTCCGAAGCGGTCTGCCCGTCGACCGGTTGATGATCGGCACCGGCTGCTGCGCGTTCCCCGACACTATCAGGCTGACCAAATTTGCGGTCGAGCGCGGCGTCGGCGGCATTTTGATGCTGCCGCCGTTCTATTACAAACAGGTCAATGAAACCGGGCTGGCGAGATACTTCGATCTCGTCATCAGCGGCGTAAATGACGAGCGCCTGAAGATCTATCTCTACAATTTTCCGAAGTTGAGCGGCATCGGTTTTTCGGCCACGTTCGCTGGTCGTCTGGTCAGGGAATATCCGGGTATCGTCGTCGGGATGAAAGATTCCTCGGGCGACTGGGAGCATATGGCCGAGATCATCCGTGAGATTCCGGGTTTCAAGATCTATGCCGGCACCGAGAAACTGCTGCTGCGAATCTTGAGAGAGGGCGGCGCCGGCTGCATTTCCGCCACGACGAACGCCACGATCGGGATGGCCGCCCGGCTATTTCGGAACTTGCAGTCCGACGAAGCCGACGCTTTGCAGGAACAATTGACTGCAATTAGAAACGCTTTCGAGGGTTATCCGTTCACTTCGGCGCTGAAACAGATGTTTTTTGAATGGACGAAGAATCCGGCTTGGCTGAATGTCAGGCCGCCGAACTCGCTTATCGAAGCGCAGGATCTGAAGATGCTTTCCGATAGATTGCGGTCGCTGGGTTTTTCAATTGAACTGTAA
- a CDS encoding tetratricopeptide repeat protein, with translation MQIPRLFLLFLLLTHGSTVLLAQNDPTADRARFEEIIAKAMQEFDKSNFEEALRLAVEARKIRPNEPISFIVLGRANIRLKRYEEASRDLAQAIRIAPDEPAVYFYKGVADRLRGATNDALAAYKKLLELRPDSIDGLMGIGETLFDVPDRRVESLDAFRRAAELNPKAVGPIIAGKAWRTYGAKDTQGAESLFRIALETDPEKTLVRNDLGRLLVEQGRLTEARELWNARTTDKDTTFPNFITVLERAERLRDAASALVKNPDDPNTLVSMGIATMDGDHWVVDGRQDKAIVFFRKALTIKPGLVEAQFQICRAYVQIADTFTKANADLDRELAILRKMDAKRAVEIDEYRKTYKGGLQTVEPKPKPKP, from the coding sequence ATGCAAATCCCAAGACTCTTTCTTCTGTTCCTGTTGTTGACTCATGGTTCGACCGTCTTATTGGCGCAAAACGATCCGACCGCCGACCGCGCAAGGTTCGAGGAGATCATTGCGAAGGCGATGCAGGAGTTTGATAAGAGTAACTTCGAGGAGGCCCTGCGTCTTGCCGTTGAAGCCCGCAAGATCAGGCCAAACGAACCGATTTCTTTTATCGTATTGGGCCGCGCGAATATCCGGCTCAAGCGTTACGAAGAAGCTTCACGCGACCTGGCTCAAGCGATCCGAATCGCTCCCGACGAACCCGCAGTTTACTTCTATAAAGGGGTTGCCGACCGTTTGCGCGGGGCGACGAACGACGCGCTCGCGGCCTATAAGAAACTGTTGGAACTGCGCCCGGACAGCATCGACGGGTTGATGGGAATCGGCGAGACCTTGTTCGATGTTCCCGACCGTCGTGTTGAATCGCTCGACGCATTTCGCCGGGCCGCAGAACTCAATCCCAAGGCGGTCGGGCCGATCATTGCCGGCAAGGCTTGGCGAACATACGGCGCGAAGGATACGCAAGGCGCCGAATCGCTTTTTCGGATCGCGCTCGAAACCGATCCGGAGAAAACACTCGTCCGCAACGACCTCGGCCGGCTACTTGTCGAGCAAGGGCGATTGACCGAAGCGCGCGAACTTTGGAACGCGAGAACTACCGACAAAGATACGACTTTCCCGAATTTCATTACCGTTTTGGAGCGTGCCGAGCGCCTTCGGGATGCTGCGTCAGCATTGGTGAAGAATCCGGACGACCCGAATACCTTGGTCAGTATGGGCATCGCGACGATGGACGGCGATCATTGGGTCGTCGACGGCCGACAGGACAAAGCCATTGTCTTTTTCAGAAAGGCCCTGACGATCAAGCCCGGTCTTGTCGAAGCGCAGTTTCAGATCTGTCGGGCGTACGTCCAGATCGCCGATACTTTTACAAAGGCGAACGCCGATCTCGATCGCGAGTTGGCGATACTGCGGAAGATGGATGCAAAGCGCGCTGTCGAGATCGACGAGTACCGGAAGACATACAAAGGCGGACTTCAGACAGTCGAGCCGAAACCCAAACCGAAACCGTAG
- a CDS encoding beta-lactamase family protein has protein sequence MEFKSRKYIFSSVLLLFAGIASAQAPDRQAVIAGAERAFDKAAKAVKMPAPGCSVGVSLNGESVFEKAFGLAEMEHGIANTPQTIFESGSVAKHFTAAALVLLQQDRKLSLDDPVRKYIPELPDYGSPMTIRHLLNHTAGLRDWGSVMALTGAGRGDRVISQDLAIDVILRQKSLDFVPGAEYSYSNSGYQLAALIVERVSKQKFPAFIEQRLFKPLGMKNSSWRDDYQRIVPGRAQAYSRNGNDAPWQLNMPFMNVYGNGGMLTTVGDWLKWNAMLDSRSMGAPLVEALETQGILNDGRKISYALGLVVDDYKGIKDVSHGGSTAGYQTFLARYPEKKLSVAVLCNGTSPSAGGLGASVTDEIFGPFPAPAKVETVAVAEDELRKYEGSWQNDVTRFVNPITLEKGELRLAGSALKPIAGGAFLIGERKLTFTDANKARIQNPDGSATLLTRVADWKPTAADLAEFAGEWYSEESQAAFTFVIEGDKAFIRQRPTTSLPLRPVTKDHFSTPGYVVWVTRDKSGKIEKLHIGGSRMRDMPFVRVGR, from the coding sequence ATGGAATTCAAATCAAGAAAATACATTTTCAGCTCGGTCCTGTTGCTGTTTGCCGGGATCGCGTCGGCACAGGCTCCGGATCGGCAAGCGGTGATCGCCGGAGCCGAACGGGCATTTGATAAGGCCGCAAAGGCCGTGAAGATGCCGGCTCCGGGTTGTTCGGTAGGAGTTTCGTTGAACGGTGAATCGGTTTTCGAAAAGGCCTTCGGTCTGGCGGAAATGGAGCACGGGATCGCGAATACCCCGCAGACGATCTTTGAGTCGGGTTCGGTGGCGAAGCACTTCACGGCGGCGGCACTCGTTCTGCTTCAGCAGGACAGGAAGCTCAGCCTCGACGATCCCGTTCGAAAGTACATTCCCGAGCTGCCTGATTACGGTTCACCGATGACGATCAGGCATTTGCTCAATCATACTGCCGGGTTGCGGGATTGGGGATCGGTGATGGCGCTCACCGGCGCGGGCCGCGGCGACCGCGTGATCTCCCAGGATCTTGCGATCGACGTCATCCTGCGGCAGAAATCGCTCGATTTCGTTCCCGGAGCCGAGTACTCGTATTCGAACAGCGGCTATCAACTTGCGGCGCTGATCGTCGAAAGGGTTTCAAAACAAAAGTTCCCGGCGTTCATCGAACAGCGTCTTTTCAAGCCGCTCGGGATGAAGAATTCGTCGTGGCGCGACGATTATCAACGAATCGTCCCGGGGCGCGCACAGGCATATTCGCGCAACGGCAACGACGCGCCGTGGCAGCTCAACATGCCGTTTATGAACGTTTACGGAAACGGCGGGATGCTGACGACGGTCGGTGACTGGCTCAAGTGGAACGCGATGCTCGACTCGCGCTCGATGGGAGCACCGTTGGTCGAGGCTCTCGAAACACAAGGCATCCTTAACGACGGCCGCAAGATCAGCTATGCGCTCGGCCTTGTTGTCGATGATTACAAGGGGATCAAAGACGTCTCTCACGGCGGATCAACCGCGGGCTATCAGACATTTCTTGCGCGATATCCCGAGAAAAAGCTGTCGGTCGCGGTGCTTTGCAACGGCACTTCGCCGAGTGCCGGCGGGCTCGGCGCGAGCGTCACCGATGAGATCTTCGGACCGTTTCCGGCACCGGCAAAGGTGGAGACCGTTGCGGTTGCCGAAGACGAGCTCCGAAAATACGAAGGATCGTGGCAAAACGATGTCACCCGGTTCGTGAATCCGATCACGCTTGAAAAAGGCGAGCTACGGTTGGCGGGATCGGCACTGAAACCGATCGCCGGCGGCGCATTTTTGATCGGCGAACGAAAACTGACGTTCACCGACGCGAACAAAGCAAGAATTCAGAATCCTGACGGTTCGGCGACGCTCCTGACGCGCGTTGCCGATTGGAAGCCGACGGCCGCCGATCTCGCCGAATTCGCCGGCGAGTGGTACAGCGAAGAGTCCCAGGCGGCGTTCACCTTTGTTATCGAGGGCGACAAGGCCTTCATCCGTCAGCGGCCGACCACGAGCCTGCCGCTCCGGCCGGTAACGAAAGATCACTTCTCGACGCCGGGTTATGTCGTTTGGGTGACGCGCGACAAGTCGGGAAAGATCGAAAAGCTTCACATCGGAGGCTCGCGAATGCGCGATATGCCGTTCGTGCGGGTCGGGAGATAA
- a CDS encoding STAS domain-containing protein, with product MSKFEITERKEDGVVVLDLSGDLVFGDAPAKLRTRVRDCLRDGTTNITLDFANTGHLDSSGIGEMISALTAVNREGGRLQLMNLSERIHWLLKIAKLTEIFEILSEEEQQNAR from the coding sequence ATGTCGAAATTTGAAATAACAGAAAGGAAGGAAGACGGCGTTGTTGTTCTTGACTTGAGTGGCGACCTTGTTTTTGGGGATGCCCCCGCGAAGCTCCGAACCCGCGTCCGCGATTGTCTCCGGGACGGCACGACAAACATAACGCTCGACTTCGCGAATACCGGACACCTCGATTCAAGCGGCATCGGCGAAATGATCTCGGCTTTGACGGCGGTCAACCGCGAGGGCGGTCGCCTTCAGCTGATGAATCTCAGCGAGCGGATTCATTGGCTTCTCAAAATCGCGAAACTGACCGAGATCTTTGAGATTCTTTCCGAAGAAGAACAGCAAAACGCGCGATAA
- a CDS encoding PD40 domain-containing protein — MFVTDWSSDGKHILYTDADPTTNTNIWALPLDGDRRPFLYFGSPLEDTWARFSADGRFIAYASRESGVSGVYVQTFPASGGKWPISTNGGGSPAWGRNSEIFYIASDGKLMVAESKTGANFEPGIPKPLFDTAVARTTQANIFDVSADGQRFLFISRMADATSSLTVSANWIANFKR, encoded by the coding sequence ATATTCGTCACCGACTGGTCGTCTGACGGAAAGCATATTCTTTACACCGATGCCGATCCAACGACAAACACCAACATCTGGGCACTGCCGCTCGACGGTGATCGCCGCCCGTTTCTCTATTTCGGTTCGCCATTAGAGGACACGTGGGCCCGGTTTTCAGCTGACGGGCGGTTTATTGCCTACGCGTCGCGCGAATCGGGAGTCTCCGGGGTTTACGTTCAGACGTTTCCGGCGTCGGGCGGAAAGTGGCCAATCTCTACAAATGGCGGCGGCAGTCCTGCGTGGGGACGGAACAGCGAGATCTTTTATATTGCATCGGACGGGAAGCTGATGGTGGCCGAGTCGAAAACAGGAGCAAACTTTGAGCCCGGCATTCCCAAACCGCTTTTCGACACCGCTGTCGCGAGGACAACTCAGGCGAACATCTTTGACGTTTCAGCCGACGGCCAGCGGTTCCTATTCATCAGCCGGATGGCCGACGCCACTTCGTCGTTAACGGTTTCGGCCAACTGGATAGCGAACTTCAAAAGATAG
- a CDS encoding amidase has translation MKQQSRREFLFAGAAGIAALGLIKFPTEAAIEIEEATIADLQAKMKSGELTARKLVEIYTARIKEIDPKLKSVVEINPDALLIADKLDKERKRGKVRSAMHGIPVLIKDNIDTADKMKTTAGSLALVDAPVPERDAFVVRKLRDAGAVILGKTNLSEWANFRSTKSISGWSGRGGQTNNPYILDKNPCGSSAGSGVAVSANLCAAAIGTETNGSIICPATRNGVVGIKPTLGLVSRSGIIPIAHTQDTAGPMARTVADAAALLSAIVGRDKSDAITSDASKGKKDYTAFLDTNGLKGARIGVARQFLGNNADVKKIAEAQFELLREAGATLVDVTFPDELGKLGDDRLSVLLYEFKTDLKIYLASRKSKYKTLADLIKYNDENKEKEMPLFAQELFLQSEAKGPLTDKAYLDSLAKIKSATRENGIDAVLGKDKLDGIVGLASGATWSIAAVAGYPYITVPAGFFEGLPVGIGFFGRAFSEPQLIKLAYAYEQKTKARRKPGLIEPAKS, from the coding sequence ATGAAACAGCAATCGAGAAGGGAATTCCTATTTGCAGGCGCGGCCGGAATCGCCGCATTGGGGCTGATTAAGTTTCCGACAGAAGCCGCGATCGAGATCGAAGAGGCGACAATCGCGGATCTGCAGGCGAAGATGAAGTCAGGCGAACTGACGGCGCGCAAGCTTGTCGAGATCTACACCGCGCGGATCAAGGAGATCGATCCGAAACTCAAATCGGTCGTCGAGATCAATCCCGACGCGCTCTTGATCGCCGACAAACTCGACAAAGAACGAAAGCGCGGCAAGGTCCGGTCGGCGATGCACGGAATCCCGGTTCTGATCAAAGACAATATCGACACCGCCGACAAGATGAAAACGACCGCCGGAAGCCTGGCACTGGTCGACGCACCGGTGCCGGAACGCGACGCTTTCGTCGTCCGGAAACTCAGGGACGCGGGCGCAGTCATCCTTGGAAAGACGAACCTCAGCGAGTGGGCGAATTTCCGTTCGACAAAATCGATCAGCGGATGGTCGGGACGCGGCGGGCAGACGAACAACCCGTACATTCTCGACAAGAATCCGTGCGGATCGTCCGCCGGATCGGGCGTCGCCGTTTCGGCGAATCTCTGCGCCGCTGCGATCGGTACCGAAACGAACGGTTCGATTATTTGTCCGGCGACGCGCAACGGCGTCGTCGGGATCAAGCCGACGCTCGGACTCGTCTCGCGCAGCGGCATCATTCCGATCGCGCACACGCAGGACACCGCCGGTCCGATGGCCCGAACCGTCGCCGACGCCGCGGCACTGCTGTCGGCGATCGTCGGGCGCGACAAGAGCGATGCGATCACATCCGACGCGTCGAAGGGCAAAAAAGACTACACGGCGTTTCTCGACACGAACGGACTCAAGGGCGCGCGGATCGGAGTCGCGCGGCAATTTCTGGGAAACAACGCCGACGTCAAGAAAATCGCCGAAGCGCAGTTCGAACTGCTTCGCGAGGCGGGGGCGACGCTCGTCGACGTTACGTTTCCGGACGAACTCGGAAAACTCGGCGACGACCGTTTGAGCGTTTTGCTTTATGAGTTCAAGACGGATCTGAAAATATATCTCGCGAGCAGAAAGTCGAAATACAAAACGCTTGCCGATCTTATCAAGTACAACGACGAGAACAAGGAAAAGGAAATGCCGCTGTTCGCGCAGGAACTGTTCCTGCAATCGGAGGCGAAAGGCCCGTTGACCGACAAGGCGTATCTTGACTCGCTGGCGAAAATCAAATCGGCGACGCGCGAGAACGGCATCGACGCGGTTTTGGGGAAGGACAAACTTGACGGAATCGTCGGACTCGCAAGCGGTGCAACCTGGTCGATCGCGGCCGTCGCCGGCTATCCGTACATCACCGTCCCGGCTGGGTTTTTCGAAGGCCTTCCGGTCGGCATCGGATTTTTCGGCAGAGCATTCTCGGAACCGCAGTTGATCAAATTGGCATACGCGTACGAGCAAAAAACGAAGGCGCGGCGAAAACCGGGACTCATCGAACCTGCAAAGTCGTGA
- a CDS encoding CoA-acylating methylmalonate-semialdehyde dehydrogenase: protein MKYETVQNYYNGQFAESASAESLDVVSPTDGNLLSRVPMSTTDELNAAVASAKAAFEKWSTTPIKERVQVFFRYRNLLEKNFDELTALVAEENGKTWDEAKAEVEKSIELTEFACSMPQLVLGEILEVSKGVECRTEHFPLGVVASIVPFNFPLMVPNWTMPNALVLGNTMVMKPSELVPLSCLRMAELLKEAGLPDGVFNIINGGRETVEALCAHPDVEAVSFVGSTRVAKLVYQQATHNLKRCIALGGAKNHLFVLPDANPSMTATNVTASMSGCAGQRCMAASAMLAVGNVDPIIDQICDEARKIIPGKNLGAVISPAAKERIERYITEAERDGARILVDGRGAVVEGKEGGTYVGATVIDFVTPEMSVAREEIFGPVISIMRTETLDEAIRIENSNPYGNAASVFTQSGGLARYVMEKASAGMVGVNIGVPVPREPFSFGGWNDSRFGANDITGKSSIEFWTKIKKTTTKWNPEAGINWMS, encoded by the coding sequence ATGAAGTACGAAACCGTTCAGAACTATTACAATGGCCAGTTTGCCGAAAGCGCTTCGGCCGAATCGCTCGACGTCGTATCGCCGACGGACGGCAATCTGCTTTCGCGCGTTCCGATGTCGACGACAGACGAACTCAACGCCGCCGTCGCTTCGGCAAAGGCCGCGTTTGAGAAATGGAGCACGACTCCGATCAAAGAACGCGTCCAGGTGTTTTTTCGCTATCGGAACTTGCTTGAAAAGAACTTCGACGAGCTGACCGCGCTGGTTGCGGAAGAAAACGGCAAGACCTGGGACGAGGCCAAGGCCGAAGTCGAAAAATCGATCGAATTGACGGAGTTTGCGTGCTCGATGCCGCAGCTCGTCCTGGGCGAGATCCTCGAGGTTTCAAAAGGCGTCGAATGCCGCACCGAGCATTTCCCGCTCGGCGTCGTTGCGTCGATCGTTCCTTTCAACTTTCCTTTGATGGTGCCGAACTGGACGATGCCGAACGCGCTCGTGCTCGGCAACACGATGGTGATGAAGCCGTCGGAACTTGTTCCGCTGTCGTGTCTGCGAATGGCGGAACTGCTCAAAGAAGCCGGATTGCCGGACGGTGTTTTCAACATCATCAACGGCGGCCGCGAAACCGTCGAAGCGCTCTGCGCGCATCCGGACGTCGAAGCCGTCAGTTTTGTCGGTTCGACGCGCGTCGCGAAGCTCGTTTATCAGCAGGCGACGCACAATTTGAAGCGCTGCATCGCGCTCGGCGGCGCGAAGAATCATCTTTTCGTCCTGCCCGACGCGAATCCTTCGATGACCGCGACCAACGTCACGGCATCGATGTCGGGCTGCGCCGGCCAGCGATGTATGGCGGCTTCGGCGATGCTCGCCGTCGGCAATGTCGATCCGATCATCGATCAGATCTGCGACGAAGCGCGAAAGATAATTCCAGGGAAAAATCTCGGCGCCGTCATCTCGCCGGCCGCGAAAGAACGAATCGAACGATACATCACCGAAGCGGAACGCGACGGCGCGCGGATTTTGGTTGACGGCCGCGGCGCGGTTGTCGAAGGCAAGGAGGGCGGAACCTATGTCGGCGCGACCGTGATCGACTTCGTGACGCCGGAAATGTCGGTCGCGCGCGAAGAGATCTTCGGACCCGTTATCTCGATAATGCGAACGGAAACGCTCGACGAAGCGATCCGGATCGAAAATTCGAATCCGTACGGCAACGCGGCATCGGTATTCACGCAGTCCGGCGGACTGGCGCGTTATGTGATGGAAAAGGCAAGCGCCGGTATGGTCGGCGTCAACATCGGCGTCCCGGTGCCGCGCGAACCGTTTTCTTTCGGCGGTTGGAACGATTCGCGATTCGGCGCGAACGACATCACCGGCAAGAGTTCGATCGAGTTTTGGACGAAGATCAAAAAGACGACGACGAAATGGAATCCGGAAGCGGGCATCAACTGGATGTCGTGA
- a CDS encoding NCS1 family nucleobase:cation symporter-1: METTQNPDGRVELTSEGISSIAGSPLFNSDLAPVAVADRNWTTYNYAALWISMAHCIPTYMMASGLISAGMNWWQALITILLGNVIVLAPILLNSHPGTKYGIPFPVFARASYGVVGSNLPALMRAIVACGWFGIQAWIGGQAIHVFFGSIIPGWNTLLGDKIAGHTPTEWLAFLIFWAMNILVIYRGMNLLRIVENWAAPYVLVMTAVLLAWILYQAGGVGFLLNEPGRFQTFGEFFPIFIPSLTAMIGFWATLSLNMPDFTRFGKSQREQMIGQTVALPTTMVVFAAMGILITSAAVVVFPHMKHEDLWDPVKLVGQFSQPVVVAVSMFTVVVATLSVNIAANVVSPANDFANAFPKLISFRTGGLITGIIGILMQPWKLLADPSGYIFSWLLGYSGGLGSIAGVLIADYWLVRGRNLNLADLYRVRGEYSGWNWRAVAATLLGCFFAWIGLVFEPLKILYDYAWFVGFGVSFFVHWALMKSMPAKLESAENK; the protein is encoded by the coding sequence ATGGAAACAACTCAAAATCCCGACGGTCGCGTCGAACTGACCTCAGAAGGAATCTCTTCGATCGCCGGCAGTCCGCTGTTCAACTCCGACCTGGCGCCGGTCGCGGTCGCCGACCGCAACTGGACGACCTACAACTACGCCGCGTTGTGGATCTCGATGGCGCACTGCATCCCGACGTATATGATGGCCTCAGGGCTGATCTCGGCCGGCATGAACTGGTGGCAGGCGCTGATCACGATCCTTCTCGGCAACGTAATCGTGCTCGCGCCGATCCTTTTGAATTCGCACCCCGGAACAAAATACGGAATTCCTTTTCCGGTCTTCGCCCGCGCCAGCTACGGCGTCGTCGGATCGAACCTTCCGGCGCTGATGCGCGCGATCGTCGCCTGCGGCTGGTTCGGGATACAGGCGTGGATCGGCGGACAGGCGATCCACGTTTTCTTCGGGTCGATCATTCCGGGCTGGAACACTTTGCTCGGCGACAAGATCGCCGGGCACACGCCCACCGAATGGCTCGCGTTCCTGATCTTTTGGGCGATGAACATCCTCGTCATCTACCGTGGCATGAACCTGCTGCGAATAGTCGAGAACTGGGCCGCGCCGTACGTTCTCGTCATGACGGCCGTACTCCTTGCATGGATTCTTTACCAGGCCGGCGGCGTCGGATTCCTGCTCAACGAACCGGGTAGGTTTCAGACCTTCGGCGAGTTTTTCCCGATCTTCATCCCTTCGCTGACGGCGATGATCGGCTTCTGGGCGACGTTGAGCCTGAATATGCCGGACTTTACACGGTTCGGAAAAAGCCAGCGCGAGCAGATGATCGGCCAGACCGTAGCGCTGCCGACGACGATGGTCGTGTTCGCGGCGATGGGAATCCTGATCACGTCCGCGGCGGTCGTCGTCTTCCCGCATATGAAGCACGAGGATTTGTGGGATCCGGTGAAACTCGTGGGTCAGTTTTCGCAACCGGTCGTCGTCGCCGTTTCGATGTTCACGGTCGTCGTCGCGACGCTTTCAGTCAATATCGCCGCTAACGTCGTCTCGCCGGCCAACGACTTCGCGAACGCCTTCCCGAAGCTGATCTCGTTCCGCACCGGAGGACTGATTACCGGTATCATCGGGATTCTGATGCAACCGTGGAAACTGCTCGCCGATCCGTCCGGTTACATCTTTAGCTGGCTGCTCGGATACTCGGGCGGGCTCGGCTCGATCGCCGGAGTTCTGATTGCCGATTACTGGCTGGTGCGCGGAAGGAACTTGAATCTCGCCGATCTTTATCGCGTCCGCGGCGAGTATTCCGGATGGAATTGGCGCGCAGTTGCCGCGACGCTTCTCGGATGCTTTTTCGCGTGGATCGGACTGGTGTTCGAACCTCTCAAAATACTGTACGATTATGCTTGGTTCGTCGGATTCGGAGTTTCGTTCTTTGTCCACTGGGCGCTGATGAAATCGATGCCGGCGAAGCTTGAATCCGCCGAAAATAAATAA